Proteins from a single region of Prinia subflava isolate CZ2003 ecotype Zambia chromosome 10, Cam_Psub_1.2, whole genome shotgun sequence:
- the ZZZ3 gene encoding ZZ-type zinc finger-containing protein 3 isoform X2, whose product MAASRSTRVTRSTVGLNGLDENFCGRTLRNRSIAHPEEVSPHPQIRSRSPKKRPESVQTQKGSNGGRATDLKQQSARESWVSPRKRGLSTSEKDNGDKQTVENSEKKQAEPVSPVLKRIKRCLRSEAPNSSEEDLPTKAEKESLEHKSLVSDNDAASTGTKRACRCLILDDCEKREVKKVNVCAEGFNNSAVVEEVAGYQTVNGVAERDSNSLNCDDCQLDGNAKQNSAGSCTPKDKTVAENGNSLAHSSLLLNSSKEDSVVDHYVPCTNSQEQVKLEDHKPINDCLPEEHANQAFEPAAGSFSETQSSLLRDSEEEVDVVGDSSASKEQCAENTNSNLNTHHDSASISGEPEPHSSVLNCVSAQMTNVLELQEHRYTLRTSPRRAAPARSSPTKNISPCRENGQVEENNLSPTEKNVPIGINNINESPKKSEEIKQNEKERNSNTGDHGSDGLRKPLSESRHVAGYVPPAKESANIHTAEEDEEEPDVYYFESDHVALKHNKDYQRLLQTIAVLEAQRTQAVQDLESLGRHQREALKDPIGFVERLQKKVDMGLPFPQRVVQLPEIAWDQYTTSLGNFEREFKNRKRNSRRVKLIFDKGIPARPKSPLDPKKDGESISYSVLPLSDGPEGSTNSRPQMIRGRLCDETKPETFNQLWTVEEQKKLEQLLLKYPPEEVESRRWQKIADELGNRTAKQVASRVQKYFIKLTKAGIPVPGRTPNLYLYSKKSSSRRQHPLNKHLFKPSTFMTSHEPPVYMDEDDDRCSFHSHMDTAAEEEVSDEESIPVTYRELPEYKELLEFKKLKKQKLQQMHAESGFVQHVGFKCDNCGIEPIQGVRWHCQDCPQEMSLDFCDSCSDCLHETEIHKEDHQLEPIYRAETFLDRDYCMSQGTSYNYLDPNYFPANR is encoded by the exons ATGGCTGCTTCTCGATCTACTCGTGTGACAAGATCTACAGTGGGTTTAAATGGTTTGGATGAAAATTTTTGTGGTAGAACATTAAGGAACCGTAGTATCGCTCATCCGGAGGAAGTCTCACCCCATCCTCAGATCCGATCCAGGTCACCAAAGAAGAGGCCAGAGTCTGTGCAAACTCAGAAGGGCAGCAACGGGGGCAGAGCTACTGATTTGAAACAGCAGAGTGCTCGGGAGTCATGGGTGAGCCCTAGAAAGAGAGGGCTGTCCACTTCGGAGAAGGATAATGGTGATAAGCAAACTGtagaaaatagtgaaaaaaaacaagcagaacCCGTTTCACCTGTTTTGAAAAGAATTAAACGCTGTCTACGCTCAGAGGCACCCAACAGTTCTGAAGAAGACTTGCCCACTAAGGCAGAGAAGGAGTCATTGGAGCATAAAAGCTTAGTGTCGGACAATGATGCAGCCTCCACGGGAACTAAGCGAGCTTGTCGATGTCTTATATTGGATGATTGTGAGAAAAGGGAAGTTAAAAAGGTGAATGTGTGTGCAGAAGGGTTTAATAATTCTGCAGTAGTTGAAGAGGTTGCAGGTTATCAGACTGTCAATGGAGTTGCTGAGAGAGACTCAAATTCTCTTAACTGTGATGACTGTCAGCTTGACGGGAACGCTAAGCAAAACAGTGCTGGTTCCTGTACGCCCAAGGACAAAACAGTAGCAGAAAATGGAAACTCGTTAGCCCATTCTTCGTTGTTGCTTAATAGCAGCAAAGAGGACAGTGTTGTAGACCATTATGTGCCTTGCACAAACTCTCAAGAACAGGTAAAGTTAGAGGACCACAAACCAATAAACGACTGCTTGCCTGAGGAGCATGCTAATCAGGCATTTGAGCCAGCTGCAGGGTCCTTTTCTGAAACCCAGTCGTCTTTGTTAAGGGATTcggaggaggaggtggatgtTGTAGGAGATAGCAGTGCCTCTAAGGAACAGTGTGCTGAAAACACCAACAGCAACCTGAATACTCACCACGACAGTGCATCAATCTCAGGTGAACCTGAACCACATTCTTCGGTGCTGAACTGTGTTTCAGCTCAGATGACAAATGTGTTGGAACTTCAAGAACACAGATACACCTTGAGAACTTCACCACGAAGGGCTGCCCCTGCCAGAAGCAGCCCTACTAAAAATATCTCTCCTTGCAGAGAAAACGGACAGGTTGAGGAAAATAATCTTAGTCCTACTGAAAAGAATGTACCTATAGGTATTAATAATATCAATGAATCTCCCAAAAAGTCTGAAGAAAtcaaacagaatgaaaaagagagaaatagtAATACGGGAGATCATGGGAGTGATGGACTAAGAAAGCCACTTTCTGAGTCTAGGCATGTTGCTGGATATGTACCACCTGCCAAAGAGAGTGCCAACATCCACACtgcagaggaggatgaggaagagcCTGATGTGTATTACTTTGAATCAGATCATGTGGCATTGAAACACAACAAAGA TTATCAGAGACTGTTACAGACGATTGCTGTACTCGAGGCTCAACGTACTCAAGCAGTTCAAGACCTTGAAAGTTTAGGCAGACACCAGAGAGAAGCACTGAAAGATCCTATTGGATTTGTGGAAAGACTCCAGAAGAAG GTTGATATGGGTCTTCCATTTCCTCAGAGAGTTGTTCAGCTCCCTGAGATTGCCTGGGACCAATACACCACTAGCCTTGGAAACTTTGAGAGAGAATTCAAGAACCGAAAACGTAACAGCAGGAGAGTGAAGCTGATCTTTGACAAAG GTATCCCTGCAAGACCAAAAAGTCCTTTGGATCCCAAGAAGGATGGAGAGTCCATTTCGTACTCTGTCTTGCCTTTAAGTGATGGTCCAGAAGGTTCCACAAACAGTCGTCCACAG ATGATAAGAGGGCGACTTTGCGATGAGACCAAACCTGAAACTTTTAACCAGCTGTGGACTGTAGAGGAACAG AAAAAGCTGGAGCAATTGCTTTTGAAGTATCCACCAGAGGAGGTAGAGTCCCGACGGTGGCAGAAGATAGCAGATGAGCTGGGAAATAGAACAGCAAAGCAG GTTGCCAGTAGagtgcagaaatattttattaaactgACTAAAGCTGGTATTCCAGTTCCAGGAAGAACACCAAACTTATATTTATATTCCAAAAAG TCATCAAGTAGACGGCAACATCCTTTAAATAAACATCTTTTCAAACCTTCAACTTTCATGACATCTCATGAACCTCCAGTTTATATGGATGAAGATGATGACAGATGCAGTTTTCACAGCCATATGGATACTGCAGCAGAAGAGGAAGTATCG GATGAAGAGAGTATTCCAGTAACATATCGAGAGTTACCCGAATACAAAGAACTGTTAGAGtttaaaaaattgaagaaaCAGAAACTCCAGCAGATGCATGCAGAAAGTGGGTTTGTGCAGCACGTGGGATTTAAG TGTGATAACTGCGGGATTGAACCTATCCAGGGGGTTcggtggcactgccaggactgCCCTCAAGAGATGTCCTTGGATTTCTGTGATTCGTGTTCAGACTG TCTGCATGAAACAGAGATTCATAAGGAAGATCACCAGTTAGAACCTATTTACAGAGCAGAGACATTTTTAGACAGAGACTACTGCATGTCCCAGGGCACCAGTTACAATTATCTTGACCCAAACTACTTTCCAGCAAACAGATGA
- the ZZZ3 gene encoding ZZ-type zinc finger-containing protein 3 isoform X1 has protein sequence MAASRSTRVTRSTVGLNGLDENFCGRTLRNRSIAHPEEVSPHPQIRSRSPKKRPESVQTQKGSNGGRATDLKQQSARESWVSPRKRGLSTSEKDNGDKQTVENSEKKQAEPVSPVLKRIKRCLRSEAPNSSEEDLPTKAEKESLEHKSLVSDNDAASTGTKRACRCLILDDCEKREVKKVNVCAEGFNNSAVVEEVAGYQTVNGVAERDSNSLNCDDCQLDGNAKQNSAGSCTPKDKTVAENGNSLAHSSLLLNSSKEDSVVDHYVPCTNSQEQVKLEDHKPINDCLPEEHANQAFEPAAGSFSETQSSLLRDSEEEVDVVGDSSASKEQCAENTNSNLNTHHDSASISGEPEPHSSVLNCVSAQMTNVLELQEHRYTLRTSPRRAAPARSSPTKNISPCRENGQVEENNLSPTEKNVPIGINNINESPKKSEEIKQNEKERNSNTGDHGSDGLRKPLSESRHVAGYVPPAKESANIHTAEEDEEEPDVYYFESDHVALKHNKDYQRLLQTIAVLEAQRTQAVQDLESLGRHQREALKDPIGFVERLQKKVDMGLPFPQRVVQLPEIAWDQYTTSLGNFEREFKNRKRNSRRVKLIFDKVGIPARPKSPLDPKKDGESISYSVLPLSDGPEGSTNSRPQMIRGRLCDETKPETFNQLWTVEEQKKLEQLLLKYPPEEVESRRWQKIADELGNRTAKQVASRVQKYFIKLTKAGIPVPGRTPNLYLYSKKSSSRRQHPLNKHLFKPSTFMTSHEPPVYMDEDDDRCSFHSHMDTAAEEEVSDEESIPVTYRELPEYKELLEFKKLKKQKLQQMHAESGFVQHVGFKCDNCGIEPIQGVRWHCQDCPQEMSLDFCDSCSDCLHETEIHKEDHQLEPIYRAETFLDRDYCMSQGTSYNYLDPNYFPANR, from the exons ATGGCTGCTTCTCGATCTACTCGTGTGACAAGATCTACAGTGGGTTTAAATGGTTTGGATGAAAATTTTTGTGGTAGAACATTAAGGAACCGTAGTATCGCTCATCCGGAGGAAGTCTCACCCCATCCTCAGATCCGATCCAGGTCACCAAAGAAGAGGCCAGAGTCTGTGCAAACTCAGAAGGGCAGCAACGGGGGCAGAGCTACTGATTTGAAACAGCAGAGTGCTCGGGAGTCATGGGTGAGCCCTAGAAAGAGAGGGCTGTCCACTTCGGAGAAGGATAATGGTGATAAGCAAACTGtagaaaatagtgaaaaaaaacaagcagaacCCGTTTCACCTGTTTTGAAAAGAATTAAACGCTGTCTACGCTCAGAGGCACCCAACAGTTCTGAAGAAGACTTGCCCACTAAGGCAGAGAAGGAGTCATTGGAGCATAAAAGCTTAGTGTCGGACAATGATGCAGCCTCCACGGGAACTAAGCGAGCTTGTCGATGTCTTATATTGGATGATTGTGAGAAAAGGGAAGTTAAAAAGGTGAATGTGTGTGCAGAAGGGTTTAATAATTCTGCAGTAGTTGAAGAGGTTGCAGGTTATCAGACTGTCAATGGAGTTGCTGAGAGAGACTCAAATTCTCTTAACTGTGATGACTGTCAGCTTGACGGGAACGCTAAGCAAAACAGTGCTGGTTCCTGTACGCCCAAGGACAAAACAGTAGCAGAAAATGGAAACTCGTTAGCCCATTCTTCGTTGTTGCTTAATAGCAGCAAAGAGGACAGTGTTGTAGACCATTATGTGCCTTGCACAAACTCTCAAGAACAGGTAAAGTTAGAGGACCACAAACCAATAAACGACTGCTTGCCTGAGGAGCATGCTAATCAGGCATTTGAGCCAGCTGCAGGGTCCTTTTCTGAAACCCAGTCGTCTTTGTTAAGGGATTcggaggaggaggtggatgtTGTAGGAGATAGCAGTGCCTCTAAGGAACAGTGTGCTGAAAACACCAACAGCAACCTGAATACTCACCACGACAGTGCATCAATCTCAGGTGAACCTGAACCACATTCTTCGGTGCTGAACTGTGTTTCAGCTCAGATGACAAATGTGTTGGAACTTCAAGAACACAGATACACCTTGAGAACTTCACCACGAAGGGCTGCCCCTGCCAGAAGCAGCCCTACTAAAAATATCTCTCCTTGCAGAGAAAACGGACAGGTTGAGGAAAATAATCTTAGTCCTACTGAAAAGAATGTACCTATAGGTATTAATAATATCAATGAATCTCCCAAAAAGTCTGAAGAAAtcaaacagaatgaaaaagagagaaatagtAATACGGGAGATCATGGGAGTGATGGACTAAGAAAGCCACTTTCTGAGTCTAGGCATGTTGCTGGATATGTACCACCTGCCAAAGAGAGTGCCAACATCCACACtgcagaggaggatgaggaagagcCTGATGTGTATTACTTTGAATCAGATCATGTGGCATTGAAACACAACAAAGA TTATCAGAGACTGTTACAGACGATTGCTGTACTCGAGGCTCAACGTACTCAAGCAGTTCAAGACCTTGAAAGTTTAGGCAGACACCAGAGAGAAGCACTGAAAGATCCTATTGGATTTGTGGAAAGACTCCAGAAGAAG GTTGATATGGGTCTTCCATTTCCTCAGAGAGTTGTTCAGCTCCCTGAGATTGCCTGGGACCAATACACCACTAGCCTTGGAAACTTTGAGAGAGAATTCAAGAACCGAAAACGTAACAGCAGGAGAGTGAAGCTGATCTTTGACAAAG TAGGTATCCCTGCAAGACCAAAAAGTCCTTTGGATCCCAAGAAGGATGGAGAGTCCATTTCGTACTCTGTCTTGCCTTTAAGTGATGGTCCAGAAGGTTCCACAAACAGTCGTCCACAG ATGATAAGAGGGCGACTTTGCGATGAGACCAAACCTGAAACTTTTAACCAGCTGTGGACTGTAGAGGAACAG AAAAAGCTGGAGCAATTGCTTTTGAAGTATCCACCAGAGGAGGTAGAGTCCCGACGGTGGCAGAAGATAGCAGATGAGCTGGGAAATAGAACAGCAAAGCAG GTTGCCAGTAGagtgcagaaatattttattaaactgACTAAAGCTGGTATTCCAGTTCCAGGAAGAACACCAAACTTATATTTATATTCCAAAAAG TCATCAAGTAGACGGCAACATCCTTTAAATAAACATCTTTTCAAACCTTCAACTTTCATGACATCTCATGAACCTCCAGTTTATATGGATGAAGATGATGACAGATGCAGTTTTCACAGCCATATGGATACTGCAGCAGAAGAGGAAGTATCG GATGAAGAGAGTATTCCAGTAACATATCGAGAGTTACCCGAATACAAAGAACTGTTAGAGtttaaaaaattgaagaaaCAGAAACTCCAGCAGATGCATGCAGAAAGTGGGTTTGTGCAGCACGTGGGATTTAAG TGTGATAACTGCGGGATTGAACCTATCCAGGGGGTTcggtggcactgccaggactgCCCTCAAGAGATGTCCTTGGATTTCTGTGATTCGTGTTCAGACTG TCTGCATGAAACAGAGATTCATAAGGAAGATCACCAGTTAGAACCTATTTACAGAGCAGAGACATTTTTAGACAGAGACTACTGCATGTCCCAGGGCACCAGTTACAATTATCTTGACCCAAACTACTTTCCAGCAAACAGATGA